In Ostrinia nubilalis chromosome 10, ilOstNubi1.1, whole genome shotgun sequence, a single genomic region encodes these proteins:
- the LOC135075373 gene encoding PAN2-PAN3 deadenylation complex catalytic subunit PAN2, whose protein sequence is MEFHYSDLCLPTDHLLTDPYAAEFTPQYMIPNHNAEYEVRSSVLVDGGDRFGVSAVVFDKFEELIWMGNQGGHVTSYYGPSMQKYTSFQVHESEEVRDIITVEQGIYSLTKTALRHQIRRGIPKNTYRSDNMTDMQCLYQVSTTKLLMGGHQDKLLELDLTKMKDTVIPIQEEGCAVLRSGGGSLVACGSADGMVALRDIRTPKAAEHTFRAHTACLSDLDMQGDLLITCGFTQSSGGAVAEPYVVVWDVRCLRGMNAAGGGAWSLQTRSPPLLLHFLPAFSGRAVALSADGHVALLHLNAPDTENQSVFQVDTHSSVCSVMDVSSTSQALAFGDQAGHLHLFSPQHNHEPVFNNFSRATEFADQVVGLPFANFNDTNFQYSSVPLPQLSCGPKWFNVLPEEFFKRNFRRPKPVDAEVLKTMKMQGPIGYAPNPKTFKRNQMPYVEDNFEDLNAAKLNESKYSPQPIPKHYQKVELRYNKHGPNDIDLENCNKTGFPGIEATLPNSYCNSMLQVLYYTPPVKSTLLAHTCAKEFCLSCELGFLFRMLDTSGGAACQANNFLRAFRTVPEAAALGLILPDRGPAPRADLIALIQSWNRFILHQIHYEILETRKKEKELAILTQNSSPPKARVANAKQPRSLATPHMNGQYTAEEYQYTELEFLGPSTEFEPEEFGRELREDGWQAREEGAVETEPVTNCENHELPNNRHVEREESEISHLFAIGRNQLNRCLKCNKEEERESVVLACALQYPTGAPREGGDTRGGFVELVRASLAARRSTPAWCEHCSRFTPTTQRGRIVRDFVELVRASYAGLVRALFAVHAYHAARTHRERPMEDRFTPTTQRGRIVSAGVTCGKTQYAGLVRALFAVHAYHAARTHREVATRGGFVELVRASLAARCSTPAWCEHCSQYTPTMQRGRIVRAKWKIPSCSLPSLDASGDNAPRDGGDTRGGFVELVRASLAARRSTPAWCEHCSRFTPTTQRGRIVRLPPILAINCGGPHEKAYWMKGNQKDVPEVVRRGGSSKPCRYGLHCARPGCRFKHPDRPASASASSRRSEVRDTHCVLPHRLMIRLQADGDVIINDKTEQSPTEPHTPRNKPDKHKKPVTTQSEEEYILQAAVVCVEDNPKNLVAYVQTNKEDAQWHLFNDLSIVPVSEEEVFQFGTWWKTPCVLFYSTLAARVTPPEEAVPS, encoded by the exons CGGAGTCTCCGCAGTGGTATTCGACAAGTTCGAAGAGTTAATATGGATGGGAAATCAAGGT GGTCATGTGACATCATATTACGGACCAAGCATGCAAAAATACACATCATTCCAAGTACATGAGTCAGAGGAAGTAAGGGACATAATCACAGTTGAACAAGGCATCTACTCTTTGACCAAGACCGCTCTACGTCACCAAATTAGAAGAGGCATCCCTAAAAATACCTATAG GTCAGACAACATGACAGACATGCAATGTCTTTACCAAGTAAGCACTACAAAACTCTTGATGGGAGGACACCAAGATAAACTGCTCGAGTTGGATCTCACTAAAATGAAGGACACAGTCATT CCTATCCAAGAAGAAGGTTGCGCCGTACTCCGTAGCGGTGGTGGATCTCTTGTAGCCTGCGGAAGCGCTGACGGAATGGTGGCCCTTCGCGACATAAGGACGCCTAAAGCGGCCGAGCATACGTTTAGAGCTCACACGGCTTGCCTCTCAGACCTGGACATGCAAGGTGACCTGTTGATCACTTGTGGATTCACACAGTC ATCGGGTGGCGCGGTAGCGGAGCCATACGTTGTAGTGTGGGACGTCCGCTGCCTTCGCGGTATGAACGCAGCGGGCGGGGGGGCGTGGTCTCTCCAGACCCGCTCCCCTCCCCTCTTGCTTCACTTCCTACCCGCGTTCTCGGGCAGAGCGGTCGCGTTGTCGGCCGATGGTCACGTGGCATTACTGCATTTGAATGCGCCTGACACTGAGAACCAGTCAGTATTCCAG GTGGACACACACAGTTCGGTATGTAGCGTGATGGACGTGTCTTCCACCAGCCAAGCGCTCGCGTTCGGGGACCAGGCTGGCCATCTCCATCTGTTCTCGCCGCAGCACAACCACGAGCCCGTGTTCAATAACTTTTCaag AGCAACAGAATTCGCAGACCAAGTAGTAGGCTTGCCGTTCGCCAACTTTAACGAcacaaatttccaatattcgtcAGTTCCACTGCCGCAACTCTCGTGTGGCCCAAAATGGTTTAACGTACTCCCCGAAGAATTCTTCAAGAGGAATTTCAG GAGACCAAAGCCAGTGGATGCAGAAGTGCTCAAAACAATGAAAATGCAAGGACCTATAGGATATGCACCAAACCCTAAGACTTTTAAAAGGAAtcag atgccgTACGTAGAAGATAATTTTGAAGATTTGAACGCAGCGAAACTAAACGAAAGTAAATACAGCCCACAACCAATTCCCAAGCATTATCAAAAG gttGAGTTACGATACAATAAACACGGACCTAATGATATTGACTTGGAAAATTGTAACAAAACGGGCTTTCCAGGGATCGAAGCTACATTACCAAATTCGTATTGTAATTCAATGCTTCAG GTCCTTTACTACACACCCCCAGTCAAGTCTACACTATTAGCTCACACATGTGCTAAAGAATTTTGCCTTAGCTGTGAATTAG GGTTCTTATTCCGAATGCTGGATACGTCTGGCGGCGCAGCGTGCCAAGCGAATAACTTCCTTCGGGCGTTCCGAACGGTGCCTGAGGCTGCGGCGTTGGGTCTCATACTGCCAGACCGCGGGCCGGCGCCTCGGGCTGACCTGATAGCGCTTATACAG AGCTGGAACCGCTTCATCCTCCACCAGATCCACTACGAAATACTAGAAACGCGAAAGAAAGAGAAGGAGCTAGCGATACTAACGCAAAACAGTAGTCCGCCGAAAGCGCGGGTTGCCAACGCGAAGCAACCGAGAAGTTTGGCAACGCCGCACATGAATGGACAATATACTGCAGAGGAGTATCAGTACACGGAGTTAGAGTTCCTAGGACCGTCTACGGAGTTTGAACCGGAGGAGTTTGGGAGGGAATTGAGGGAAGATGGGTGGCAAGCTAGAGAAGAGg GGGCAGTTGAGACAGAACCAGTAACGAATTGTGAGAACCATGAGCTTCCAAACAATCGTCACGTGGAACGTGAGGAGTCTGAGATATCGCACTTGTTCGCCATTGGACGCAACCAGTTGAACAGGTGTCTGAAGTGTAACAAAGAG GAAGAACGCGAATCAGTAGTGTTAGCGTGCGCGCTTCAATACCCAACGGGCGCGCCGCGCGAAGGTGGCGACACTCGCGGCGGCTTCGTGGAACTAGTGCGGGCGTCACTTGCAGCACGACGTAGCACGCCGGCCTGGTGCGAACACTGTTCGCGATTCACGCCTACCACGCAGCGAGGACGCATCGTGAG GGACTTCGTGGAACTAGTGCGGGCGTCGTACGCCGGCCTGGTGCGAGCACTGTTCGCGGTTCACGCCTACCACGCAGCGAGGACGCATCGTGAG AGGCCAATGGAAGATCGGTTCACGCCTACCACGCAGCGAGGACGCATCGTGAG TGCGGGCGTCACTTGCGGCAAGACGCAGTACGCCGGCCTGGTGCGAGCACTGTTCGCGGTTCACGCCTACCACGCAGCGAGGACGCATCGTGAG GTGGCGACTCGCGGCGGCTTCGTGGAACTAGTGCGGGCGTCACTCGCAGCTAGATGTAGTACACCGGCCTGGTGCGAGCACTGTTCGCAGTACACGCCTACCATGCAGCGAGGACGCATCGTGAG AGCCAAATGGAAGATCCCTTCATGTTCACTACCTAGCCTGGACGCATCGGGAG ATAACGCGCCGCGTGACGGTGGCGACACGCGCGGCGGCTTCGTGGAACTAGTGCGGGCGTCACTCGCAGCAAGACGTAGCACGCCGGCCTGGTGCGAGCACTGTTCGCGGTTCACGCCTACCACGCAGCGAGGACGCATCGTGAG GCTACCACCAATACTAGCCATCAACTGCGGGGGACCACACGAAAAAGCATATTGGATGAAAGGCAACCAGAAAGATGTG CCAGAAGTGGTTAGAAGGGGTGGCAGCAGTAAACCATGTCGGTACGGTTTACATTGCGCCAGGCCTGGATGCAGATTCAAGCATCCTGACAG ACCGGCGTCCGCATCGGCGTCGTCTAGACGGAGCGAGGTGCGCGACACGCACTGTGTGTTACCGCATAGGCTGATGATCCGGCTGCAAGCTGATGGGGACGTTATTATCAATGATAAG ACTGAACAGTCTCCCACTGAGCCTCACACGCCTCGAAATAAGCCGGACAAACACAAAAAGCCGGTGACCACGCAATCAGAAGAAGAGTATATCTTACAAGCGGCAGTTGTGTGTGTGGAAGACAACCCTAAAAATCTGGTCGCGTACGTCCAAACTAATAAAGAGGACGCCCAGTGGCACCTATTTAACGATTTAAG TATCGTTCCGGTGAGTGAAGAGGAAGTGTTCCAATTCGGTACCTGGTGGAAGACTCCATGCGTGTTGTTCTACTCCACACTGGCAGCGAGGGTAACCCCGCCCGAGGAGGCAGTGCCCTCATAG
- the LOC135075737 gene encoding potassium voltage-gated channel subfamily H member 8-like, giving the protein MMSNTFMAIHFSETRIHMDYDVILMYISDVLIMVNILANCFTGYLEGYTYKYVVLDLKSIFCKYSRTWLIVDLIAAVSFLPVMLHIPDVTPHLILETMKIFRLPVLYIYMYNIMQAFKVNLKMKTIVEIFMFIYTYVVWNIYLQFATEYILEGSYSPQNPRKCSWMTMAKLWNETSVVRFVYSLERAISMLRKNFNLNVMREEDCYETFYIASWLIAKLLVYHCAFIYIISVYGQESAAAKYFTMMRQVDLYINQRKLPPRIKKKILKFYTIKYQSSFFVEAPILACVSGQLREDIIMHTGRQLVRELEFLKQMPRTLLLQIGFKLKLVIFIAGDIIYKINTVGDCLYFIDKGTVAIYSESGKEVCHLEDGDFFGEIALVMKHRLRTVSVVAVTNCELFRLNREDFNSSIACYPTVYEHIKKVAIQRHERTCVLDENHKTEMRNVDRYKDHLKES; this is encoded by the exons ATGATGTCTAACACCTTCATGGCAATACACTTCAGCGAGACTCGTATACATATG GACTACGATGTCATCCTGATGTACATTTCGGACGTCCTCATCATGGTAAACATCCTTGCAAACTGCTTCACCGGCTACCTCGAGGGTTACACGTACAAATACGTGGTCCTCGACCTGAAGAGTATATTCTGCAAGTACTCCAGGACTTGGCTCATTGTCGACTTGATAGCTGCAGTGTCATTTCTGCCTGTGATGCTGCATATACCGGATGTAACGCCACACCTTATTCTGGAGACTATGAAGATATTTCGACTGCCGGTCCTGTATAtctatatgtataatattatgcaagCTTTCAAGGTTAAT TTGAAAATGAAAACAATTGTTGAAATATTCATGTTCATATACACGTATGTAGTATGGAACATATACTTGCAATTTGCGACGGAGTATATCCTGGAAGGTTCGTACAGTCCTCAGAATCCCCGTAAATGTTCCTGGATGACAATGGCAAAACTGTGGAATGAGACGTCGGTAGTCCGATTCGTATATTCTTTAGAAAGAGCTA TCAGCATGCTAAGGAAGAATTTTAACTTAAACGTTATGAGAGAGGAAGATTGCTATGAAACGTTTTACATAGCGTCATGGCTGATCGCAAAG CTGCTGGTGTACCATTGCGCGTTCATATACATAATATCAGTATACGGCCAGGAGTCGGCAGCAGCCAAATACTTCACCATGATGCGTCAAGTCGACTTGTACATAAACCAGAGAAAACTCCCGCCCAGGATCAAAAAGAAGATACTCAAATTCTATACAATCAAATATCAGTCCAGCTTTTTTGTG GAAGCGCCGATCCTGGCCTGTGTATCGGGCCAGCTCCGGGAAGACATCATCATGCACACAGGAAGACAGCTGGTGCGAGAGCTGGAGTTCCTCAAGCAAATGCCGCGGACGCTGCTGCTGCAGATCGGCTTCAAGCTCAAGCTGGTCATATTCATCGCTGGAGACATTATTTACAAGATCAACACTGTTG GCGACTGCCTCTACTTCATCGACAAAGGCACTGTGGCCATCTACTCCGAATCAGGCAAAGAGGTCTGCCATCTTGAAGACGGGGATTTCTTCGGCGAGATCGCTCTAGTAATGAAACATCGCTTACGAACCGTGTCCGTTGTAGCTGTCACCAATTGCGAACTCTTTAGATTGAACAGGGAAGACTTCAACTCCTCAATAGCGTGCTACCCGACAGTGTATGAGCACATAAAGAAGGTAGCAATACAAAGACATGAGAGGACTTGCGTGCTTGATGAGAATCACAAGACTGAGATGAGGAATGTTGATAGGTATAAAGACCATTTGAAGGAATCTTGA